In the genome of Massilia sp. PAMC28688, one region contains:
- a CDS encoding PAS domain S-box protein — MDKQGFDDAARVQALCELGLLDTPQEARFDRLTRLACAAFQVPIALVTLVDAKRQWFKSRAGLDTVQTPRSHAFCSHTVGQGELMVVHDALLDPRFRDNPLVTGAPYIRFYAGAPVRALDGHAVGTLCIIDQVARPFGAAESERLAELAALVEDEINKGAMTRAREAAERQLAQLHADLEQRIAERTRSLRDANEALKHEIAQRRELDKSLRASEKRIRTIVESSFSAFISIDAEGHIIDWNPSAERIFGWSRDEVAGRDLADVIIPERLRAAHCQGMARMLATGQAKVLNQRLELPAVTRGGDEITVEMTINSFAAGDAVCFGAFLHDITDRELARRALAQKEELLDAILDSVDVGVVACDAGGRITMFNRAARELHGLPAEALDPQDWAAHYDLYDAGGSERLAQADIPLFRAWQGERVQNAALTIAPKDRPARKLLASGRRMQDARGELLGAVVALSDVTELADSRSQLEAGQQRLAAITENLPAVIGQVDKDGNFVFLNSMATRFYGKSVAALIGRSVASAYSAQEYAKLAPYLAAALAGERARFDDEIEVDGRLVRYQASFIPNLDDDGVADGFFFMAFDITARWESELRQRDSEERLRLITDNLPVLISYIDQDKRFRFANAMHIKWLGIAPQQMIGRTVYDVLGPDYAGAPEQALAACLAGQQVEGDMKLNTPTTPRTVHSLFVPHLRGSEVVGAYILTTDVTAAREHEKQLKAMAMTDALTGLPNRRCYDTHLAGAIKRASRKREGLALMYLDVDHFKAINDTLGHALGDEVLKEFARRLVAAVRKSDIVCRLAGDEFTVILEGIHAPAECAVVGAKIVAAMEAPFTLGDTRRAVTASIGVAWSDGIAADAALLGARADAALYSAKAAGRNCFALADGSS, encoded by the coding sequence ATGGATAAACAGGGTTTTGACGACGCCGCCCGGGTACAGGCGCTGTGCGAACTGGGGCTGCTCGACACACCGCAGGAGGCGCGTTTCGACCGCCTCACCCGGCTCGCGTGCGCCGCATTCCAGGTCCCGATTGCGCTGGTGACGCTGGTCGACGCAAAGCGCCAATGGTTCAAGTCGCGCGCCGGCTTGGACACGGTGCAGACCCCGCGATCCCATGCCTTTTGCAGTCACACAGTAGGCCAGGGCGAGCTGATGGTGGTGCATGACGCCCTGCTCGACCCGCGCTTTCGTGACAACCCGCTGGTCACCGGCGCGCCCTACATCCGCTTTTACGCCGGAGCGCCGGTGCGCGCCCTGGATGGCCACGCCGTCGGCACCCTGTGCATCATCGACCAGGTGGCGCGCCCGTTTGGCGCGGCCGAGAGCGAACGGCTGGCGGAACTGGCGGCGCTGGTGGAAGACGAAATCAACAAGGGCGCCATGACGCGCGCGCGCGAAGCGGCCGAGCGCCAACTCGCGCAACTGCATGCCGACCTCGAACAGCGCATCGCCGAGCGCACCCGCTCCCTGCGCGACGCCAATGAAGCGCTCAAGCACGAAATCGCCCAGCGGCGCGAACTGGACAAGTCGTTGCGCGCCAGCGAGAAACGCATTCGCACCATTGTCGAATCGTCCTTCAGCGCCTTTATCAGCATTGATGCCGAAGGCCATATCATCGACTGGAACCCGTCAGCCGAGCGCATTTTCGGCTGGTCCCGCGACGAGGTGGCAGGCCGCGACCTGGCCGACGTGATCATCCCCGAACGGCTGCGCGCGGCGCACTGCCAGGGCATGGCGCGCATGCTGGCCACGGGGCAGGCCAAGGTCCTGAACCAGCGCCTGGAGCTGCCGGCCGTCACGCGCGGCGGCGACGAGATCACGGTGGAGATGACCATCAATTCCTTCGCCGCCGGCGACGCGGTCTGCTTCGGCGCCTTTTTGCACGACATCACCGACCGCGAACTGGCGCGCCGGGCGCTCGCCCAAAAGGAAGAACTGCTCGACGCCATCCTCGACTCGGTCGACGTGGGCGTGGTGGCCTGCGACGCCGGCGGGCGCATCACCATGTTCAACCGCGCAGCACGCGAGCTGCACGGCCTGCCGGCCGAGGCACTCGACCCGCAGGACTGGGCGGCCCATTACGACCTGTACGACGCCGGCGGCAGCGAGCGCCTGGCGCAGGCCGACATTCCCCTGTTCCGGGCCTGGCAGGGAGAGCGGGTCCAGAATGCTGCCCTGACCATCGCTCCCAAGGACCGGCCGGCGCGCAAACTATTGGCCAGCGGCCGGCGCATGCAGGATGCCCGGGGCGAGCTGCTGGGCGCGGTGGTGGCGCTGTCGGATGTGACGGAGCTGGCCGATTCCCGCAGCCAGCTCGAGGCCGGCCAGCAGCGCCTGGCCGCCATTACCGAAAACCTGCCGGCCGTGATCGGCCAGGTGGACAAGGACGGCAACTTCGTTTTTCTCAACTCGATGGCGACCCGCTTTTACGGCAAGAGCGTGGCCGCGCTGATCGGGCGCAGCGTGGCATCGGCCTACAGTGCGCAGGAATATGCCAAGCTGGCACCTTACCTGGCCGCGGCACTGGCCGGCGAACGCGCCCGGTTTGACGATGAGATCGAAGTGGACGGCAGGCTGGTACGCTACCAGGCCTCATTCATTCCCAACCTGGACGACGACGGCGTGGCCGACGGGTTCTTTTTCATGGCCTTCGACATCACCGCGCGCTGGGAGAGCGAACTGCGCCAGCGCGACAGCGAAGAGCGGCTGCGCCTGATCACCGACAACCTGCCGGTGCTGATCTCCTACATCGACCAGGACAAGCGCTTTCGCTTTGCCAATGCCATGCACATCAAGTGGCTGGGCATCGCCCCGCAGCAGATGATTGGCAGGACCGTGTACGACGTGCTGGGTCCGGACTATGCGGGCGCTCCGGAACAGGCGCTGGCGGCCTGCCTGGCGGGCCAGCAGGTCGAAGGCGACATGAAGCTCAATACCCCCACCACCCCGCGCACCGTCCACAGCCTGTTCGTGCCGCACCTGCGCGGCAGCGAAGTGGTGGGTGCGTATATCCTGACCACTGACGTAACGGCCGCGCGCGAGCATGAAAAGCAGCTCAAGGCGATGGCCATGACCGACGCCCTCACGGGCCTGCCCAACCGGCGCTGCTACGACACCCACCTGGCCGGGGCCATCAAGCGCGCCAGCCGCAAGCGCGAAGGCCTGGCGCTGATGTACCTGGACGTGGACCATTTCAAGGCCATCAACGACACGCTTGGCCATGCGCTGGGCGACGAAGTGCTGAAGGAATTCGCGCGCCGCCTGGTGGCGGCAGTGCGCAAGAGCGACATCGTGTGCCGGCTGGCCGGTGATGAATTCACCGTCATCCTGGAAGGCATCCATGCGCCAGCCGAATGCGCCGTGGTCGGCGCCAAGATCGTCGCCGCCATGGAGGCGCCGTTCACGCTGGGCGATACCCGCCGCGCCGTTACGGCCAGCATCGGCGTGGCCTGGAGCGACGGCATTGCAGCCGATGCCGCCTTGCTGGGCGCGCGCGCCGACGCGGCGCTCTACAGCGCCAAGGCAGCCGGCCGCAACTGCTTCGCTCTGGCCGACGGAAGCAGCTAG
- a CDS encoding EAL domain-containing protein yields MTIPTLSPSARDTAPGPHAAETATEGAFFSLFLDHPQPMWIYELGTLRFMAVNPAAQRTYGYSAEEFSGMTLGDLLPPSQQARFFAFLDQAPAPGDSGSALWSHRCKDGELIDVQVTAHALEFRGRRCRFVFANDVSAMLRVERALYKSEQLQRRLIDTLPHQIFWKHPDHSYAGCNVVFARAAGLDHPDQVVGKRDQDFPWAHNADRIRTEDSAIMATGVPMLEFEDQLMERDGRLHDYVITKLPLYDQEGAIIGVLGTIEDVTARKLAQKTLRLQSSAVESSVNAIVITSARDGRHLVDYVNPAFTRVTGYASADILGRDCRILQRGDTDQGALALLRAAIDEGREATVVLRSYRKDGSLFWNELRVAPVREEGGQVSHWVGVISDISATLSYQAELEHQANHDALTRLPNRNLFNDRLDQAIAFAGRYGQALWVVFIDLDNFKLVNDTLGHAMGDRLLQTVSARLSQRLRQSDTVARLGGDEFMLLLMDHQEPRLTEAVIAELLQSVSAPVRLDDHELTLTCSIGVSVYPKDGSTGAELLKHADMAMYQAKGAGRNQQKFYAAEMDEKLSERALIEKHLRHAVARGELVLHYQPRVHLHTGRVTGVEALVRWQHPELGMVPPGRFIAIAEETGIIVEIGHWVLGEACRQAVRWLAAGLPPMHMAVNVSARQFRKAGFASDVAASLAASGMAPALLELEITESMMMDNVEEAVQTLVELKRSGVKLSIDDFGTGYSSLSSLRHFPLDFLKIDQSFVRDMLSDRNGEAIVRSIIALGHSLNFEIIAEGVETAPQLEYLRASGCDEMQGYFYSRPLAAPALEALVRERNS; encoded by the coding sequence ATGACGATCCCGACCCTCTCCCCAAGTGCGCGTGACACGGCGCCAGGACCGCACGCCGCCGAGACGGCCACGGAAGGGGCGTTTTTCAGCCTGTTCCTGGACCATCCACAGCCCATGTGGATCTATGAACTGGGCACGCTGCGCTTCATGGCGGTCAATCCGGCAGCCCAGCGCACCTATGGCTACAGTGCCGAGGAGTTTTCCGGCATGACCCTGGGCGACCTGCTGCCGCCATCGCAGCAGGCGCGCTTCTTCGCCTTCCTGGACCAGGCCCCGGCTCCCGGAGACAGCGGGTCGGCGCTGTGGTCCCACCGCTGCAAGGATGGTGAGCTGATCGACGTGCAAGTCACCGCCCATGCCCTGGAATTTCGCGGCAGGCGCTGCCGCTTTGTGTTCGCCAACGATGTTTCGGCCATGCTGCGCGTGGAGCGTGCGCTGTACAAGTCGGAACAGCTGCAGCGGCGCCTGATCGATACCTTGCCGCACCAGATCTTCTGGAAGCATCCGGACCACAGCTACGCCGGCTGCAACGTGGTGTTCGCGCGCGCGGCCGGACTGGATCATCCGGACCAGGTGGTGGGCAAGCGCGACCAGGATTTTCCGTGGGCCCACAATGCCGACCGCATCCGCACTGAGGACAGCGCCATCATGGCGACCGGCGTGCCCATGCTCGAATTCGAGGACCAGCTGATGGAGCGCGATGGCCGCCTGCATGACTACGTCATCACCAAGCTGCCCCTGTACGACCAGGAAGGCGCCATCATCGGCGTGCTGGGCACCATCGAAGACGTCACGGCGCGCAAGCTGGCACAAAAGACGCTGCGTTTGCAAAGCAGCGCCGTCGAATCGAGTGTCAATGCCATCGTCATCACCAGTGCCCGCGACGGCAGGCACCTGGTCGACTACGTCAATCCCGCTTTCACGCGGGTGACCGGGTATGCCAGTGCCGACATCCTGGGCCGCGACTGCCGCATCCTGCAGCGCGGCGACACCGACCAGGGCGCGCTCGCCCTGCTGCGCGCCGCCATCGACGAAGGACGCGAAGCGACCGTGGTGCTGCGTAGTTACCGCAAGGATGGCTCGCTGTTCTGGAACGAGCTGCGGGTGGCACCGGTACGCGAAGAGGGCGGCCAGGTGAGCCACTGGGTGGGTGTCATCAGCGACATTTCCGCCACCCTCAGCTACCAGGCCGAACTCGAACACCAGGCCAACCATGACGCGCTCACGCGCTTACCCAACCGGAACCTGTTCAACGACCGCCTGGACCAGGCCATTGCCTTTGCCGGCCGCTACGGGCAGGCGTTGTGGGTGGTGTTCATTGATCTCGACAACTTCAAGCTGGTCAACGATACCCTCGGCCACGCCATGGGCGACCGCCTGTTGCAGACCGTGTCGGCGCGCCTGAGCCAGCGCCTGCGCCAGAGCGACACCGTGGCCCGCCTGGGCGGCGACGAATTCATGCTACTCCTGATGGACCACCAGGAGCCGCGCCTGACCGAGGCCGTCATCGCCGAGCTGCTGCAGTCGGTGTCGGCCCCGGTGCGCCTAGACGACCATGAACTGACGCTCACCTGCAGCATCGGCGTGTCGGTCTACCCCAAGGATGGCAGCACGGGCGCCGAGCTGCTCAAGCATGCCGACATGGCCATGTACCAGGCCAAGGGCGCGGGGCGCAACCAGCAAAAATTCTACGCCGCCGAGATGGATGAAAAGCTGAGCGAACGGGCGCTGATTGAAAAGCACCTGCGCCATGCCGTGGCGCGCGGCGAGCTGGTGCTGCACTACCAGCCGCGCGTGCACCTGCATACGGGCCGCGTGACGGGGGTGGAAGCGCTGGTGCGCTGGCAGCATCCGGAGCTGGGCATGGTGCCGCCGGGGCGCTTCATCGCCATTGCCGAGGAAACCGGCATCATTGTCGAGATCGGCCACTGGGTGCTGGGCGAAGCCTGCCGCCAGGCCGTGCGCTGGCTGGCGGCCGGCCTGCCGCCCATGCACATGGCGGTCAATGTGTCGGCGCGCCAGTTCCGCAAGGCCGGTTTTGCCAGCGACGTGGCTGCCAGCCTGGCTGCCAGCGGCATGGCGCCGGCCCTGCTGGAACTCGAAATTACCGAGAGCATGATGATGGATAACGTCGAGGAAGCGGTGCAGACGCTGGTGGAATTGAAGCGCTCGGGCGTCAAGCTGTCGATCGACGACTTTGGCACCGGCTACTCGAGCCTGAGTTCCCTGCGCCATTTTCCACTCGACTTCCTGAAAATCGACCAATCCTTCGTGCGCGACATGCTGAGCGACCGCAATGGCGAAGCCATCGTGCGCTCCATCATCGCGCTCGGGCACAGCCTGAACTTTGAAATCATTGCCGAGGGCGTGGAAACGGCGCCGCAGCTGGAATACCTGCGCGCCAGCGGCTGCGATGAAATGCAGGGCTACTTCTACAGCCGGCCACTGGCCGCGCCGGCACTCGAAGCGCTGGTGCGCGAGCGCAATAGCTAG
- a CDS encoding diguanylate cyclase: MPSDTPLYKNHVMLLSQTFFIKDNQAELLLCAHKYDFEIIFFDEVQDFVMAVDNDIGNSLFVVDLDALHNMQSDMHDSRKTLQLGELLQRLPSGQSYVYLQTVRQGGRFLLQQRLVDSNCLAYAEKPIANDVLVDKLFTLFVQRKRGDLVRVMYLGEPVGLDEDFLLQHRIEVLHHADAQTLHLRVKELQPDIVLITDAEYERTEAIVRVLQKNIEADPVREITMLQRLPDAALTRRALASGFDEVLLVTDADVLSGQLANRANKIRVNKDLIGKDRATGLLNKIGLQKKAQELIRQAAREERPLAFGVVDIDKFKTINDTWGHYFGDIVIKRLSLTLAPHIGERDLLSRFGGEEFVVVFWDCTLEEGWARLDAMRQAFGAIPFETQKNEVRHFSFSGGMAAYPQYKSENELFLRADAMLYEAKQNGRNQICVAPVAD; encoded by the coding sequence ATGCCAAGCGATACGCCGCTTTACAAGAACCATGTGATGCTGTTGTCGCAGACGTTTTTCATCAAGGATAATCAGGCCGAGCTGCTCCTGTGCGCGCACAAATACGATTTCGAGATCATTTTCTTTGACGAAGTCCAGGATTTCGTCATGGCCGTCGATAACGATATCGGCAATTCCCTGTTCGTCGTCGACCTCGACGCCCTGCACAATATGCAGTCGGACATGCACGACAGCCGCAAGACGCTGCAGCTGGGCGAACTGCTCCAGCGCCTGCCCAGCGGCCAGAGCTACGTCTACCTGCAGACCGTGCGCCAGGGCGGGCGCTTCCTGCTGCAACAGCGCCTGGTCGACAGCAATTGCCTCGCCTATGCAGAAAAGCCGATCGCCAACGATGTGCTGGTCGACAAGCTGTTCACCCTGTTCGTCCAGAGAAAGCGCGGCGACCTGGTGCGCGTAATGTACCTGGGCGAGCCGGTCGGTCTGGACGAAGACTTCCTGCTGCAGCACCGCATCGAGGTGCTCCACCACGCCGACGCCCAGACCCTGCACTTGCGCGTCAAGGAGCTGCAGCCCGATATCGTGCTCATTACCGATGCCGAATATGAGCGCACGGAAGCGATCGTGCGCGTCTTGCAGAAAAATATAGAAGCCGACCCGGTGCGCGAAATCACCATGCTCCAGCGCCTGCCCGACGCGGCCCTGACCCGGCGCGCCCTGGCCAGCGGCTTTGATGAAGTGCTGCTCGTGACCGATGCCGACGTGCTGTCCGGGCAGCTGGCCAATCGCGCCAACAAGATTCGCGTCAACAAGGACTTGATCGGCAAGGACCGCGCCACCGGCCTGCTCAACAAGATCGGCCTGCAGAAAAAAGCCCAGGAACTGATCCGTCAGGCCGCCCGCGAAGAACGCCCGCTGGCCTTTGGCGTGGTCGACATCGACAAGTTCAAGACCATCAACGATACCTGGGGCCACTACTTCGGCGACATCGTCATCAAGCGCCTGTCGCTGACCCTGGCGCCCCACATCGGCGAGCGCGATCTGCTCAGCCGTTTCGGCGGCGAGGAATTCGTGGTCGTGTTCTGGGATTGCACGCTCGAAGAGGGCTGGGCCAGGCTGGACGCCATGCGCCAGGCCTTCGGCGCCATCCCGTTTGAAACGCAAAAGAATGAAGTGCGCCACTTTTCTTTCAGCGGGGGCATGGCGGCCTATCCCCAGTACAAGAGCGAAAACGAACTGTTCCTGCGCGCCGATGCCATGCTGTACGAGGCCAAGCAGAACGGGCGCAACCAGATCTGCGTGGCACCGGTGGCCGACTAG
- a CDS encoding PAS domain S-box protein: MELPTDPASMPAFLTGGGRMAQEIANANWAGHPLGPIHQWPAALRTALSMMLNSHTPSYLVWGSEYYGFFNDAYIPQLGLKADGALGARFRDTWAEAWDVVGPIAERAFAGEGSHFEQMPIVVERSGFPERCYFTFSYSPVRDEHGDVVGVLCSTTDVTDLTRALKASRELEQRLQLSLDASGNIGTWSVDLASNMTYVDERFARLFHVDAEAARGGLDLSRFTSMIDARDRDRVLAKIAAAMASGELYEAEYRLPQSDRAEVWVMAKGRVFEDAVSGQRRFAGVAVDITERKRQEQSLKESEAKFRTIANAMPQMVWSTLPDGFHDYYNQQWYDFTGVPQGSTDGDAWNGLFHAEDQPRAMALWRACLASGAVYEIEYRLRHHSGHYRWVLGRALPVHDEQGEIIRWMGTCTDIHAHKAAQEELRKANQQKDEFLAMLAHELRNPLAPISTSAQLLGLPSVSAAAIKRASEVITRQVTHMTGLIDDLLDVSRVTRGLVTLADDLCELEPIVSSALEQTRPLVDSRGHQLVLHMPPGPVSVRGDRIRLVQVIANLVSNAAKYTPQRGRIEVALHADEEQVRIEVSDNGSGIEADLLPQVFDLFTQGYRTPDRAQGGLGLGLALVKHIVALHGGSVTAHSEGTGRGATFTVTLPRHAGSAPGAVAGTGSPASAKALRIMIVDDNVDAAQTLGALLESEGHAVSIYYEGSSALQAARRDVQDAFILDIGLPDMDGYELVRRIRALPGAAQARFIALTGYGQSHDRGLALAAGFDHHCVKPAQPDDMRRFLHG; encoded by the coding sequence ATGGAATTACCGACCGATCCGGCATCCATGCCCGCCTTCCTGACCGGTGGCGGGCGCATGGCGCAGGAAATTGCCAATGCCAACTGGGCCGGGCATCCGCTCGGGCCGATTCACCAGTGGCCGGCCGCACTGCGCACGGCCTTGTCCATGATGCTCAATTCCCACACCCCGTCCTACCTGGTGTGGGGCAGCGAGTACTATGGCTTTTTCAACGATGCCTATATACCGCAGCTGGGGCTCAAGGCGGACGGCGCCCTCGGTGCGCGCTTTCGCGACACCTGGGCCGAAGCGTGGGACGTGGTGGGCCCCATTGCCGAGCGCGCCTTTGCAGGCGAAGGCAGCCACTTCGAGCAGATGCCCATTGTGGTCGAACGCTCGGGTTTTCCGGAGCGCTGCTATTTCACCTTTTCATACAGCCCGGTGCGCGACGAACACGGGGATGTGGTGGGGGTGCTGTGCAGCACCACCGATGTGACGGACCTGACGCGGGCCCTGAAGGCGTCGCGCGAGCTGGAACAGCGCCTGCAGCTCTCGCTCGACGCTTCCGGCAATATCGGCACCTGGAGCGTGGACCTGGCATCGAACATGACGTATGTGGACGAACGCTTTGCCCGCCTGTTCCATGTCGATGCCGAAGCGGCGCGCGGCGGGCTTGACCTGTCGCGGTTTACCAGCATGATCGATGCCAGGGACCGGGACCGGGTGCTGGCAAAAATCGCCGCCGCCATGGCCAGCGGCGAGCTGTATGAAGCTGAATACCGCCTGCCCCAGTCTGACCGGGCCGAGGTGTGGGTGATGGCCAAGGGGCGGGTGTTCGAGGATGCCGTGAGCGGACAGCGCCGCTTTGCCGGCGTCGCCGTGGACATCACGGAGCGCAAGCGCCAGGAGCAGTCGCTCAAGGAAAGCGAGGCGAAATTTCGCACCATCGCCAACGCCATGCCGCAGATGGTCTGGTCGACGCTGCCGGACGGCTTTCACGACTACTACAACCAGCAATGGTATGACTTCACGGGCGTGCCCCAGGGCTCGACCGATGGCGACGCCTGGAACGGCTTGTTCCACGCCGAAGACCAGCCGCGCGCCATGGCGCTGTGGCGCGCCTGCCTGGCCAGCGGCGCCGTGTACGAAATCGAATACCGGCTGCGCCACCACTCCGGCCACTACCGCTGGGTACTGGGGCGGGCCCTGCCAGTTCATGACGAACAGGGCGAGATCATCCGCTGGATGGGGACCTGCACCGATATCCATGCCCACAAGGCCGCCCAGGAAGAGCTGCGCAAGGCCAACCAGCAAAAGGATGAATTCCTGGCCATGCTGGCCCATGAACTGCGCAATCCGCTGGCGCCGATCAGCACTTCGGCGCAGCTGCTTGGCCTGCCCAGCGTGAGCGCAGCGGCCATCAAGCGCGCCAGTGAAGTCATTACGCGCCAGGTCACGCACATGACCGGCCTGATCGACGACCTGCTGGACGTGTCGCGCGTCACGCGCGGCCTGGTCACCCTGGCCGACGACCTGTGCGAGCTGGAACCGATCGTCAGCAGCGCCCTGGAACAAACCCGCCCCCTGGTCGATTCGCGCGGCCACCAGCTGGTGCTGCACATGCCGCCCGGGCCGGTGAGCGTGCGCGGCGACCGGATTCGCCTGGTGCAGGTGATCGCCAACCTGGTCAGCAACGCCGCCAAGTACACGCCGCAGCGCGGACGCATCGAAGTAGCGCTGCACGCGGACGAGGAGCAAGTGCGGATCGAGGTGAGCGACAACGGCAGCGGCATCGAGGCCGACCTGTTGCCCCAGGTGTTCGACCTGTTCACCCAGGGCTACCGCACGCCGGACCGGGCCCAGGGCGGCCTGGGACTGGGGCTGGCACTGGTCAAGCATATCGTGGCCCTGCACGGGGGCAGCGTCACCGCGCACAGCGAGGGCACGGGACGCGGCGCCACCTTTACCGTGACCTTGCCGCGCCACGCCGGCAGCGCGCCCGGCGCCGTGGCCGGTACCGGCAGTCCGGCAAGCGCCAAGGCCTTGCGCATCATGATCGTGGACGATAATGTGGACGCGGCCCAGACCCTGGGCGCGCTGCTGGAAAGTGAAGGCCACGCCGTATCAATTTATTACGAAGGCTCGTCAGCCCTGCAGGCGGCCAGGCGCGACGTGCAGGATGCCTTTATCCTGGACATTGGCCTGCCCGACATGGATGGCTATGAACTGGTGCGGCGCATCCGCGCGCTGCCCGGCGCGGCCCAGGCCCGCTTCATTGCCCTGACCGGGTACGGGCAGTCGCACGACCGCGGCCTGGCGCTGGCGGCCGGCTTCGACCACCATTGCGTCAAGCCCGCACAGCCGGACGACATGCGGCGCTTCCTGCACGGCTGA
- the fnr gene encoding fumarate/nitrate reduction transcriptional regulator Fnr, with protein MNESTALIPLNVPALKASCGACSMHQLCLPMGLDEKDMVRLDSIIGQRRRVARDERLYQMGEPFRNLYAIRFGHFKTLQVNAAGEQQITGFQMAGELLGMDAISGDRHHCDAVALEDSEVCEIPFAHLEDLFGQVPTLLRHFHRIMSQEITREQNVMLLLGNMRAEQRFAVFLTNLSTRYATRGYSAQSFQLRMSREDIGNYLGLTIESISRILSRFKKQGLLAVDKRAMTILDPARMRAMAAGTEQCSPIS; from the coding sequence ATGAATGAATCCACCGCCCTGATCCCTTTAAATGTTCCCGCGCTTAAGGCCAGCTGCGGTGCCTGCAGCATGCATCAACTTTGCCTGCCAATGGGGCTGGACGAAAAGGACATGGTGCGGCTTGACAGCATCATCGGCCAGCGGCGCCGGGTGGCGCGCGACGAACGCCTGTACCAGATGGGCGAGCCGTTTCGCAACCTGTATGCAATTCGCTTCGGCCACTTCAAGACGCTGCAGGTCAATGCCGCCGGCGAGCAGCAGATCACGGGCTTTCAGATGGCCGGCGAGCTGCTGGGGATGGACGCCATCAGCGGCGACCGCCACCACTGCGACGCGGTGGCCCTGGAAGACAGCGAAGTCTGCGAAATTCCCTTTGCCCACCTGGAAGACCTGTTTGGCCAGGTGCCCACGCTGCTGCGCCACTTCCACCGCATCATGAGCCAGGAAATCACGCGTGAGCAAAATGTCATGCTATTGCTGGGCAATATGCGCGCGGAACAACGTTTCGCCGTGTTCCTCACCAATTTATCGACGCGCTATGCCACCCGCGGTTATTCGGCGCAGTCGTTCCAGCTGCGCATGTCGCGGGAAGACATCGGCAACTACCTCGGCCTGACCATCGAGAGCATCAGCCGCATCCTGTCACGCTTCAAAAAGCAGGGCCTGCTGGCGGTGGACAAGCGCGCAATGACCATTCTCGACCCGGCCCGCATGCGGGCCATGGCCGCGGGTACCGAACAGTGCAGCCCTATCTCCTGA